A single Paracoccus pantotrophus DNA region contains:
- a CDS encoding ATP-grasp domain-containing protein: MEVTGMLTGSRLLAHVGFPTTEVLGPDASEDDIQALIDRHGLVFVKPVFRGGVGKKGKAGLIGKARDLRTALAEKERLYFAEHRHGNATAKANGVTFEAGIPAEHEIYFSITDDTRYRAPTMTITHRGGVDIEELDRSEIASIPFDALTGLKAFVVANALTDIGAPKEVISPLVQHLPKLWELMHHYGMTTLELNPIRMRPGKDGRLTPVACDFKCGFDRDDPRVARLGLPQHLFAADLSEFEQEVNQLRTHQGQSDVFVVNEFGTILAPTFGGGANSLVTEVLGEAAIISSDFGGNPPYEKMKSVAAICYRHFLAQTNVLFIIGGKSNNTDIHETFRGMGDALREHFAKHGPVPLYVVVGRGGPNLVRGMGNLADTLDSLGVPYRFFGFDSAISEVVNYAKRIDEWMRTGGREQIACSMNIAA, encoded by the coding sequence ATGGAGGTGACCGGAATGCTCACGGGTTCGCGTCTGCTGGCTCATGTCGGTTTCCCTACGACCGAAGTGCTTGGCCCTGATGCGTCCGAGGACGACATCCAGGCGCTGATCGACCGGCATGGGCTGGTCTTCGTCAAGCCCGTGTTTCGCGGCGGCGTCGGCAAGAAAGGCAAGGCCGGGCTGATCGGCAAGGCGCGCGACCTGCGCACCGCGCTGGCGGAAAAGGAGCGGCTTTACTTCGCCGAGCATCGCCACGGCAACGCCACCGCCAAGGCCAATGGCGTCACCTTCGAGGCGGGCATTCCGGCTGAACACGAGATCTATTTCTCGATCACCGACGACACGCGCTATCGCGCGCCGACCATGACCATCACCCACCGCGGCGGCGTCGATATCGAGGAACTGGACAGATCCGAGATCGCCTCGATCCCCTTCGACGCGCTGACCGGGCTGAAGGCCTTTGTCGTGGCGAACGCGCTGACCGATATCGGCGCCCCGAAAGAGGTGATCTCGCCGCTCGTCCAGCATCTGCCGAAGCTCTGGGAACTGATGCACCATTACGGCATGACCACGCTGGAATTGAACCCGATCCGCATGCGGCCGGGCAAGGATGGGCGGCTGACGCCCGTGGCCTGCGACTTCAAATGCGGCTTCGACCGCGACGATCCGCGCGTCGCGCGTCTGGGCCTGCCGCAGCATCTGTTCGCCGCCGACCTTTCCGAATTCGAGCAGGAGGTGAACCAGCTTCGCACCCATCAGGGCCAGTCGGATGTCTTCGTCGTCAACGAATTCGGCACCATCCTGGCCCCGACCTTCGGCGGGGGCGCGAACAGCCTTGTCACCGAGGTTCTGGGCGAAGCTGCGATCATCTCGTCGGATTTCGGCGGCAACCCGCCCTATGAGAAGATGAAATCGGTCGCGGCGATCTGCTATCGGCATTTCCTGGCGCAGACCAACGTGCTGTTCATCATCGGCGGCAAGTCGAACAACACCGACATTCACGAGACCTTCCGCGGCATGGGCGACGCGCTGCGCGAACACTTCGCCAAGCATGGCCCGGTGCCGCTTTACGTCGTCGTCGGGCGCGGCGGGCCGAACCTCGTGCGCGGCATGGGCAACCTTGCCGATACGCTGGACAGCCTGGGCGTGCCCTATCGCTTCTTCGGCTTCGACAGCGCGATTTCCGAGGTGGTGAACTATGCCAAGCGCATCGACGAGTGGATGCGCACCGGCGGGCGCGAGCAGATCGCCTGCTCGATGAATATCGCGGCCTGA
- a CDS encoding tripartite tricarboxylate transporter permease codes for MMAVIEHLGLGLSVAATLQNIFFCFIGCLIGTLVGVLPGVGPVATISILLPVTLSLDPTGALIMLAGIYYGAQYGGSTTAILVNIPGEATAVVTAIDGHEMAKKGQAGLALGLAAIGSFIAGTVATVVIAALATPMTRLGLLFGPAEYFSLMIMGLVLAVVLAHGSLVKALAMIVAGVLLSCVGADMETGRERMTFDIYMLTDGIEFTVLAMGIFGFGEIFKNLADPEKRDVMRNKIGRLLPTLGELRENLGAILRGTGLGSILGVLPGNGAILAPFASYALEKRLSDRPQDFGTGVPQAVSGPESANNSGAQTSFIPLLTLGIPPNAVMALMVGAMMIQGIVPGPQVIQNSPDLFWGLVASMWIGNLMLVVINLPLIGLWVKLLKVPYRLLFPAIVAFCCIGLFSISNDGAQVIMAGVMGLVGFALYKLQFEPAPLALGFVLGRLLEEKLRQALIISDGGMSTFVTSPLSAALLLVALMALAVAVLPSMRKSRDEIFTDA; via the coding sequence ATGATGGCCGTCATCGAACACCTGGGTCTGGGGCTTTCGGTCGCCGCCACCCTGCAAAACATATTCTTCTGCTTCATCGGCTGCCTGATCGGCACGCTGGTGGGCGTGCTTCCGGGCGTGGGTCCGGTGGCAACGATCTCGATCCTGCTGCCGGTCACCCTGTCCCTGGACCCGACCGGCGCGCTGATCATGCTGGCGGGCATCTATTACGGCGCCCAATACGGCGGCTCGACTACGGCGATCCTGGTCAACATCCCCGGCGAGGCCACGGCGGTCGTGACTGCCATCGACGGGCATGAAATGGCCAAGAAGGGGCAGGCCGGGCTTGCCCTGGGCCTGGCCGCTATCGGCTCGTTCATCGCGGGCACCGTGGCCACCGTCGTCATCGCTGCGCTGGCGACCCCGATGACCAGGCTGGGACTGCTGTTCGGGCCGGCCGAGTATTTCTCGCTGATGATCATGGGGCTGGTGCTGGCGGTCGTGCTGGCGCATGGCTCGCTGGTCAAGGCGCTGGCGATGATTGTCGCGGGCGTCCTGCTGTCCTGCGTCGGTGCAGACATGGAAACCGGCCGCGAGCGGATGACCTTCGACATCTACATGCTGACCGACGGGATCGAGTTCACCGTACTGGCGATGGGCATCTTCGGCTTCGGCGAGATCTTCAAGAACCTGGCCGACCCCGAAAAGCGCGACGTGATGCGCAACAAGATCGGCCGCCTGCTGCCGACGTTGGGCGAATTGCGCGAAAACCTTGGCGCGATCTTGCGCGGGACCGGCCTCGGTTCGATCCTGGGGGTGCTGCCGGGCAATGGCGCGATCCTGGCCCCCTTCGCCAGCTATGCGCTGGAAAAGCGCCTGTCGGACCGGCCGCAGGATTTCGGCACGGGCGTGCCGCAGGCGGTTTCGGGGCCTGAATCGGCCAACAACTCGGGCGCTCAGACCTCGTTCATCCCGCTGTTGACGCTCGGCATCCCGCCGAACGCGGTCATGGCGCTGATGGTCGGTGCGATGATGATCCAGGGCATCGTTCCGGGCCCGCAGGTCATCCAGAACAGCCCCGACCTGTTCTGGGGTCTGGTCGCCTCGATGTGGATCGGCAACCTGATGCTGGTCGTCATCAACCTGCCGCTGATCGGCCTGTGGGTGAAGCTGCTGAAGGTGCCGTATCGCCTGCTGTTCCCGGCCATCGTCGCCTTCTGCTGCATCGGCCTGTTCTCGATCTCGAACGACGGCGCGCAGGTGATCATGGCGGGTGTCATGGGCTTGGTGGGCTTCGCGCTCTACAAGCTGCAGTTCGAGCCGGCGCCGCTGGCCCTGGGCTTCGTGCTGGGCCGCCTGCTGGAAGAAAAGCTGCGCCAGGCGCTGATCATCTCGGACGGCGGCATGAGCACCTTCGTGACCTCGCCCTTGTCCGCCGCCCTGCTGCTGGTCGCCCTGATGGCGCTGGCCGTCGCCGTCCTGCCCTCGATGCGCAAGTCGCGCGACGAGATCTTTACCGACGCCTGA
- a CDS encoding tripartite tricarboxylate transporter TctB family protein produces the protein MSQAPEIIQVDLPAHEPSPPLPPPSSPWLGRERLAGLSLIGLGLFALYAGADLPFGGEGGVGSGLLPRSLSIILIVLGLVQIAITWKDRPESTGRWPIRDMLPVLTGVFLFAITIRGHHFGSFEVPALGMAVATPLAIFLSGLAAKDVRIGELLAFTVILTVVCVALFRYALGLSLPVAPWLIGY, from the coding sequence ATGAGCCAAGCCCCAGAGATAATTCAGGTCGATCTTCCGGCCCATGAGCCGTCCCCGCCGCTGCCGCCCCCGTCCAGCCCCTGGCTGGGCCGGGAGCGGCTCGCCGGGCTCAGCCTGATCGGCCTCGGCCTGTTCGCGCTTTATGCCGGCGCCGACCTGCCCTTTGGGGGCGAGGGCGGTGTGGGCTCCGGACTTCTGCCGCGGTCGCTGTCGATCATCCTGATCGTGCTGGGGTTGGTGCAGATCGCCATCACCTGGAAGGACAGGCCGGAATCGACCGGCCGCTGGCCGATCCGTGACATGCTGCCGGTGCTGACCGGGGTCTTCCTGTTCGCGATCACCATTCGCGGTCACCACTTCGGTTCGTTCGAGGTGCCGGCGCTTGGCATGGCGGTGGCGACGCCGCTGGCGATCTTCCTGTCCGGCCTTGCCGCGAAGGATGTCCGCATCGGCGAGCTCCTGGCCTTCACCGTCATCCTGACCGTCGTCTGCGTGGCTTTGTTCCGCTATGCGCTGGGGCTTTCGCTGCCCGTGGCGCCCTGGTTGATCGGATACTGA
- a CDS encoding Bug family tripartite tricarboxylate transporter substrate binding protein, with translation MMNYTRRFMLGVAAATMTLTALPAMAQDYPSKPVTIVVSYAAGGGTDAIARIFASRLEKSLGGRVIVENRPGAAANLGTDVAAKAQPDGYTLLIGNQGPMVVNPHIFKLRNDPVETLDPIAMIADAQLVVVAGPNLQVDTMQALLDKAKEGQLVYGSAGNASASHVATLLLGQTADVKLKHVPYKGAGPAINDLLGGHVDFMVTTVPSVIGLIQDGTLKALAVTGKERFPGLPDVPTVAEAALPTYSATAWYGLLGPKGLPQDVRDKLAAATQETLADPAFIESLKKDGGVPSHLVGQDFADFMAAERARWGEVVKAADIKVE, from the coding sequence ATGATGAACTACACACGCCGCTTCATGCTTGGCGTTGCCGCGGCAACCATGACGCTGACCGCACTTCCGGCCATGGCGCAGGATTATCCGTCAAAGCCGGTCACCATAGTCGTGTCCTATGCGGCCGGCGGCGGCACCGACGCCATCGCACGCATCTTCGCCTCGCGCCTGGAGAAATCGCTGGGCGGGCGGGTGATCGTCGAGAACCGTCCCGGCGCCGCGGCCAACCTGGGCACCGATGTCGCCGCCAAGGCCCAGCCCGACGGCTATACCCTGCTGATCGGCAACCAGGGGCCGATGGTCGTGAACCCGCATATCTTCAAGCTGCGCAACGATCCGGTAGAGACGCTGGACCCGATCGCCATGATCGCCGATGCGCAACTGGTCGTCGTGGCGGGGCCCAACCTGCAGGTCGACACCATGCAGGCGTTGCTGGACAAGGCCAAGGAGGGCCAGCTTGTCTATGGTTCGGCCGGCAATGCCTCGGCCAGCCATGTCGCGACCCTGCTTTTGGGCCAGACCGCGGACGTGAAGCTGAAGCACGTTCCCTATAAGGGTGCGGGTCCGGCAATCAACGACCTCTTGGGCGGGCACGTCGATTTCATGGTGACCACCGTTCCCTCGGTGATCGGGCTGATCCAGGACGGCACGCTGAAGGCGCTGGCGGTGACCGGCAAGGAGCGCTTCCCGGGCCTGCCAGACGTGCCGACCGTCGCCGAAGCCGCGCTGCCGACCTATAGCGCAACGGCCTGGTATGGCCTGCTGGGTCCGAAAGGCCTGCCGCAGGACGTGCGCGACAAGCTGGCCGCCGCCACGCAGGAAACCCTGGCCGATCCGGCCTTCATCGAGAGCCTGAAGAAGGATGGCGGCGTGCCCTCGCACCTGGTCGGGCAGGACTTCGCCGATTTCATGGCCGCCGAACGTGCCCGCTGGGGCGAGGTGGTCAAGGCGGCCGACATCAAGGTGGAATAA
- a CDS encoding 4-oxalomesaconate tautomerase, translating into MDDQIRIPCVMMRGGTSKGPFFLRSDLPSDPQQRDQLLIEIMGSGHPLQIDGIGGGNTLSSKVAIVGPATREGADVDYLFAQVNVLERLVDTGPNCGNMLSAVGAFAIEQGLVAAENGETRVKVHNVNTGKIIEARIQTPGGELRYQGDAQIDGVPGTAAPVYLAFLEAIGAKTGMMLPSGTPHEIIDGIPVSLIDGATPVVIARAEAFGLTGSESAVELDANRDFMTKLEEIRIEAGRRMGLGGVRGSVLPKPVLIGAPKNGGSLAVRYFTPHTCHSSLATTGAVSVAIAATLPDSIVGTALSDLRYPADLTFEHPTGRMDVRVELDEAAGGGPIVFVTRTCRRLFEGAALVHRKN; encoded by the coding sequence GTGGACGATCAGATCCGCATTCCTTGCGTCATGATGCGCGGCGGCACCTCGAAGGGCCCGTTCTTCCTGCGCAGTGACCTGCCCAGCGACCCGCAGCAGCGCGATCAGTTGCTGATCGAGATCATGGGTTCGGGCCATCCGCTGCAGATCGACGGCATTGGCGGCGGCAACACACTGAGCTCGAAGGTGGCGATCGTCGGACCCGCCACGCGGGAGGGGGCCGATGTCGACTATCTCTTCGCGCAGGTGAACGTGCTGGAGCGGCTGGTGGACACGGGGCCGAACTGCGGCAACATGCTGTCGGCTGTCGGCGCCTTCGCCATCGAGCAGGGCTTGGTCGCAGCCGAGAACGGTGAGACCCGGGTGAAGGTTCACAACGTGAACACTGGCAAGATTATCGAGGCTCGGATCCAGACTCCGGGAGGCGAATTGCGCTATCAAGGCGATGCGCAGATCGACGGCGTGCCAGGCACGGCCGCGCCGGTCTATCTGGCGTTCCTGGAAGCCATAGGCGCGAAGACCGGAATGATGCTGCCCTCCGGCACCCCGCATGAGATCATCGACGGCATCCCAGTGTCGCTGATCGACGGCGCGACGCCGGTGGTGATCGCGCGGGCCGAGGCCTTTGGCCTGACCGGTTCGGAAAGCGCGGTCGAGCTGGACGCGAACCGCGATTTCATGACGAAGCTGGAGGAGATCCGCATCGAGGCCGGGCGCCGCATGGGCTTGGGCGGTGTGCGCGGCTCGGTCCTGCCGAAGCCGGTGCTGATCGGCGCGCCGAAGAACGGCGGCAGCCTGGCCGTGCGCTATTTCACGCCGCACACTTGCCACAGCTCGCTGGCGACGACCGGCGCGGTCTCGGTCGCGATCGCGGCCACCCTGCCCGACAGTATCGTGGGCACGGCGCTATCCGATCTGCGTTATCCGGCGGACCTGACGTTTGAACACCCGACCGGCCGCATGGACGTTCGCGTCGAACTGGATGAGGCGGCGGGCGGCGGGCCGATCGTCTTCGTGACCCGGACCTGCCGCCGCCTTTTCGAAGGCGCCGCGCTGGTGCACCGCAAAAACTGA
- a CDS encoding LysR family transcriptional regulator, whose product MLQSNCVVNCKELQYCCDMRNNFEFLDLRAFLAVLEFASFSEAARHLNLSTPALSRRIKSFEEAVGAQLIERTTRRVAPTQIGRELMPLVRRLVDEFEESILSISDLRGRHRAQVTLASVPTAAFYFLPRVIETFNQRFPGIRFRIMDLSANEGLDAVANGEVEFGINIIGASREELVFTPLMEDPFVLACRRDHPLAATSTLPWSALQGHPLIGVSKKSGNRAVLDHALAVANQQLALNWFYEVNHLSTSLGLVEAGLGISVLPKLATPQREHPLIATIKLVDPIVTRSIGVVERRGARLSPSAMRFREMLVTEWRG is encoded by the coding sequence ATGCTACAATCGAACTGTGTTGTGAATTGCAAAGAGTTGCAGTATTGTTGCGATATGCGGAACAATTTCGAGTTCTTGGACCTGCGTGCCTTTCTGGCCGTGCTGGAATTTGCCTCGTTCAGCGAGGCAGCAAGGCACCTGAACCTATCAACGCCGGCGCTTTCGCGCAGGATCAAATCCTTCGAGGAAGCCGTCGGAGCACAGCTGATCGAACGCACAACCAGACGTGTCGCGCCCACACAGATCGGGCGTGAACTGATGCCTCTTGTCAGGCGACTGGTGGATGAATTCGAGGAATCGATCCTGTCGATCAGCGATCTGCGCGGCCGTCATCGCGCGCAAGTGACGCTCGCATCAGTCCCGACCGCAGCGTTTTACTTCCTGCCGCGTGTGATCGAGACCTTCAATCAGCGTTTTCCCGGGATCAGGTTTCGCATCATGGACCTATCCGCAAACGAAGGCCTGGATGCCGTCGCGAACGGCGAGGTGGAGTTCGGCATAAACATTATCGGTGCTTCGCGGGAGGAACTGGTATTTACACCGTTGATGGAGGATCCGTTTGTCTTGGCCTGCCGCCGCGATCATCCTCTAGCGGCAACGTCGACATTGCCTTGGTCCGCTCTTCAGGGCCATCCCCTGATCGGGGTCTCGAAGAAATCGGGGAATCGGGCGGTGCTCGATCACGCTCTGGCGGTTGCAAATCAACAACTTGCGTTAAACTGGTTCTATGAGGTGAACCATCTTTCGACCTCCTTGGGGCTAGTCGAGGCGGGGTTGGGAATATCGGTCCTGCCGAAGCTGGCCACTCCGCAGCGGGAACATCCGTTGATCGCAACGATCAAGCTTGTCGATCCAATCGTCACGCGATCCATTGGGGTTGTCGAACGACGCGGCGCGAGGTTGTCGCCGTCCGCCATGCGTTTCAGGGAAATGCTGGTGACCGAATGGCGGGGCTAG
- a CDS encoding universal stress protein, whose translation MDHIARSPLFQGLDIHVVTVGSATSEALKGLAHAKASLQAAGIRAETAILPGRPETALGKLVDEAQFGMLVMGAYGHSRKLDLDVACSD comes from the coding sequence GTGGATCACATCGCCCGCAGCCCGCTGTTCCAGGGGCTGGACATCCATGTGGTCACGGTCGGCAGCGCCACGTCCGAAGCACTGAAGGGGTTGGCGCATGCCAAGGCTTCCCTGCAGGCCGCCGGGATCAGGGCCGAGACCGCGATCCTGCCGGGGCGGCCGGAAACCGCGCTTGGCAAGCTGGTGGATGAGGCGCAGTTCGGCATGCTGGTCATGGGGGCCTACGGCCATTCGCGCAAGCTCGACCTCGACGTTGCATGCTCCGACTGA
- a CDS encoding serine hydrolase — protein MLDDEAYGLKSDLRDMLRFLRINLGDADVAPDLRAAVAQTHAGQTGTRHFQQAMIWERYPWPVSRDQLLAGNAAEMVMESQPATPLDPPDASDHAVLFGKTGSTNGFGGYVAFIPDEDLGLVILANRNFPNPARVDAGLALIGAVLETGQRNQP, from the coding sequence ATGCTCGACGACGAGGCCTATGGCCTGAAATCGGACCTGCGGGACATGCTGCGCTTCCTGCGGATCAATCTGGGCGATGCGGATGTCGCGCCCGATCTGCGCGCGGCCGTGGCGCAGACCCATGCCGGCCAGACGGGGACGCGGCATTTCCAGCAGGCGATGATCTGGGAACGCTATCCCTGGCCGGTTTCCCGCGACCAACTGCTGGCCGGGAACGCGGCCGAGATGGTCATGGAAAGCCAGCCCGCCACGCCGCTGGACCCGCCCGATGCCTCCGATCATGCGGTGCTGTTCGGCAAGACCGGATCGACGAACGGTTTCGGCGGCTATGTCGCCTTCATCCCGGACGAGGATCTGGGTCTGGTCATCCTGGCCAATCGCAACTTCCCCAATCCCGCCCGCGTGGATGCCGGGCTGGCCCTGATCGGGGCCGTTCTGGAAACGGGACAGCGAAACCAGCCTTGA
- the istB gene encoding IS21-like element ISPve1 family helper ATPase IstB, translating into MNDAPEILLTHHLKALKLPTFLREHQKLARQCAAEGMDHVRYLARLVELELIDRERRMVERRIKAAKFPAVKSLDSFDFSAIPKLNKMQVLELARCEWIDRRENVIALGPSGTGKTHIALGLGLAACQKGLSVGFTTAASLVSEMMEARDERRLLRFQKQMAGYKLLIIDELGFVPLSKTGAELLFELISQRYERGATLITSNLPFDEWTETFGSERLTGALLDRLTHHVSILEMNGESYRLANSTARKQQQKS; encoded by the coding sequence ATGAACGACGCCCCGGAAATCCTGCTCACCCATCACCTCAAGGCCCTGAAGCTGCCAACATTCCTGCGCGAACATCAGAAGCTGGCCCGGCAATGCGCGGCCGAAGGCATGGACCATGTCCGCTACCTTGCCCGCCTCGTCGAACTGGAGCTGATTGACCGGGAGCGGCGGATGGTCGAGCGCCGCATCAAGGCCGCCAAATTCCCCGCGGTCAAAAGCCTCGACAGCTTCGACTTCAGCGCCATTCCGAAGCTCAACAAGATGCAGGTGCTGGAACTGGCCCGCTGCGAATGGATCGACCGTCGCGAGAACGTCATTGCCCTCGGCCCAAGTGGCACGGGCAAGACGCATATCGCCCTTGGCCTCGGACTGGCGGCTTGTCAGAAGGGGCTCTCCGTGGGCTTCACCACCGCCGCGAGCCTGGTCAGTGAGATGATGGAGGCCCGCGACGAGCGCCGTCTGCTTCGCTTTCAGAAGCAAATGGCCGGTTACAAGTTGCTGATCATCGACGAACTGGGCTTTGTGCCGCTGTCCAAGACCGGCGCCGAATTGTTGTTCGAGCTGATCTCGCAACGTTACGAGCGCGGCGCGACCTTGATTACCAGCAATCTGCCCTTCGATGAATGGACCGAGACCTTCGGCTCCGAGCGCCTCACCGGCGCACTGCTCGACAGGCTGACCCATCACGTCAGCATCCTCGAGATGAACGGCGAGAGTTATCGTCTCGCCAACAGCACTGCCCGAAAGCAGCAACAAAAGTCCTGA
- a CDS encoding LysR family transcriptional regulator: MFHLADVPNLRHLRMVQVIGKLGGVSCASRELSTSQPAVTQAVANIEAEIGLPIFERCATGTYPTTIGKQFLLRIDRFFDTLDTALAQVLGRPDGAADRIPPRIERLVTGTQLRALIVTCEQGRVSEIADSLGLSPASLFRSARSFERALGKQLFDRTAQGPIPNRTGNYLAREFRRAVRELELARGEVLLAAGTESLELVIGTLPMAGSHDLAEATRRFMSAYPSTKVRLVTGEYHKLLNDLSNSRIDMIFGMLRRPEWADDVSEEVLFTDNYCLVARVGHALTRLEDVTPSDLAGYEWVVPQKGTPRRNRIEQIFADEPVRPKFHLETSSLTMIRSLLLNSDTVTLMTRSELQNDVELGVLKVLPCRFLDNVLLKGVTTRSDWLPTAAHNAFLDCLREVTGKANHAGKPDSGSDIRMAS; the protein is encoded by the coding sequence ATGTTTCACCTCGCGGACGTTCCGAACCTGCGCCATCTGCGCATGGTCCAGGTCATCGGCAAACTCGGTGGAGTAAGCTGCGCCTCGCGCGAATTGAGCACCTCGCAGCCAGCCGTGACCCAGGCTGTGGCCAATATCGAGGCCGAGATCGGGCTGCCCATCTTCGAACGTTGCGCTACCGGCACCTATCCCACCACGATCGGGAAGCAATTCCTGCTTCGTATCGACCGTTTCTTCGACACGCTCGATACGGCGCTGGCACAGGTTCTCGGCCGGCCCGATGGTGCGGCGGACCGCATCCCGCCCCGGATAGAGCGACTTGTGACGGGAACCCAGCTCCGCGCGCTGATCGTGACCTGCGAGCAGGGCCGCGTCAGCGAGATCGCCGATTCACTGGGCCTGTCGCCGGCCTCGCTTTTCCGCTCGGCGCGGAGCTTCGAGCGAGCGCTCGGCAAGCAGCTTTTCGACCGGACGGCGCAGGGTCCGATCCCGAACCGCACTGGAAACTACCTGGCCCGCGAATTCCGCCGCGCGGTGCGCGAATTGGAGCTGGCACGGGGCGAGGTGCTGCTGGCCGCCGGGACCGAGAGTCTCGAGCTGGTCATAGGCACGCTTCCCATGGCGGGATCGCACGATCTCGCCGAGGCGACGCGGCGGTTCATGTCCGCCTATCCCTCCACAAAGGTGCGGCTCGTCACCGGCGAATATCACAAGCTTCTCAATGATCTTTCAAACAGCCGGATCGACATGATCTTCGGCATGCTGCGCCGTCCCGAATGGGCCGACGATGTAAGCGAGGAAGTGCTTTTCACCGACAACTACTGCCTGGTTGCTCGTGTCGGGCACGCGTTGACGCGGCTTGAGGACGTCACCCCCTCGGATCTGGCCGGCTATGAATGGGTGGTCCCGCAGAAGGGCACGCCGCGGCGCAACCGGATCGAGCAGATCTTCGCAGATGAGCCGGTGCGGCCGAAATTTCATCTCGAAACCTCGTCCCTGACGATGATCCGCTCGCTGCTGCTGAATTCAGATACGGTTACCCTGATGACCCGGTCAGAGTTGCAGAACGATGTCGAACTGGGCGTTCTCAAGGTTCTGCCCTGCAGGTTTCTTGACAATGTGTTGCTGAAGGGCGTGACGACGCGCAGCGACTGGCTGCCGACCGCGGCGCATAACGCGTTTCTCGACTGCCTGCGCGAGGTGACAGGAAAGGCCAACCACGCGGGAAAGCCGGATTCGGGATCTGACATCCGAATGGCCTCCTGA
- a CDS encoding HpcH/HpaI aldolase family protein: protein MDKTGRLNGIIAALEEGRKPTMAFARAEREEAIQLGMSQLDGVLFEMEHTPYSPSELRDALQFMLNRRRMIEGASLRPSVTPFVRIPANGAEMNTWMAKQVLDQGVYGVVFPHIATAEQARNAVAACRYARPKDAPNYEPKGLRGDAPNTASRYWGLTVPEYYARADVWPLVPEGEIMVIVMIESVEAMENLQDILAVPGIGAIMIGEGDLSQQLGYPRQYEHPVVAEAKRSILAAAKAAGMRVAHPHVTLANAGEVIAEGYDILFTSPSRSYATLEKAKSLM, encoded by the coding sequence ATGGACAAGACCGGACGTCTGAACGGCATCATCGCGGCACTGGAAGAGGGCCGCAAACCGACCATGGCCTTTGCCCGCGCCGAGCGCGAGGAAGCAATCCAGCTGGGGATGTCACAACTCGACGGCGTGCTTTTCGAGATGGAGCACACGCCCTATTCGCCCTCCGAACTGCGGGACGCGCTGCAGTTCATGCTGAACCGGCGGCGCATGATCGAGGGCGCCAGCCTGCGTCCCAGCGTGACCCCCTTTGTCCGCATTCCCGCGAACGGGGCCGAGATGAACACCTGGATGGCCAAGCAGGTCCTGGACCAGGGCGTTTACGGCGTCGTGTTCCCGCATATCGCGACGGCCGAGCAGGCCCGCAACGCGGTCGCCGCCTGCCGATATGCCCGCCCCAAGGATGCACCGAACTACGAGCCCAAAGGACTGCGCGGCGATGCGCCCAATACGGCCTCGCGCTATTGGGGACTGACTGTGCCGGAATATTACGCGCGCGCAGATGTCTGGCCCCTGGTCCCCGAAGGCGAGATCATGGTCATCGTCATGATCGAAAGCGTCGAGGCGATGGAGAACCTGCAGGATATCCTTGCGGTCCCCGGTATCGGCGCGATCATGATCGGAGAGGGCGACCTGAGCCAGCAACTGGGCTATCCGCGCCAGTACGAGCACCCGGTCGTCGCCGAGGCCAAGCGCAGCATCCTGGCCGCCGCCAAGGCCGCGGGAATGCGTGTCGCCCATCCGCATGTCACCCTGGCCAATGCGGGCGAAGTGATTGCCGAGGGCTACGACATCCTGTTCACCAGTCCGTCGCGCAGCTATGCCACGCTGGAAAAGGCGAAATCGCTGATGTGA